gctacTTTAAATACTTACCCATCTTCAACTGAGACTGAAGGGAAAGCCCAGATGAACTTCAGCAGATTGATGTGAAAAGAGCCTTCTAGTTCTGCACATACCTCATTTagcacagtgaaggtcaaacatccaagtgaGGGAACAATAAGCAAAACTAATTTCTGGAGTGAATGTGGACTTTGAACTTGAACATTTTGGCTCAGCTTTCATCGGGTTAGCTACTGAACTAAATGTGTGTAACATTTCCATGCTCCTCCAGTCCACCTGAGCCAGCCGGTATGTGTCGATCTCCCATCTGGGACAGAGGCAGTCCTGGGGAGACCCATGACGTTGACCTGCATCTCCTGtatgaagagagaggaggtcaAAGCAAAGACACGTGTGGATTGGTACTACATGATaaaaaatgatacaaaaatCCCACCAACTCATGTAGGTTGTTCTGACATTATTGTATATGATATAACATATATGCGTGTTCTTACTAGCATATACTGTGAATATAATTTATGCATGCTTGCTTGCTTTTCCTAGATGTTGAAGTATGAAAATGACGAAAAAGTGATATTGGATGGACCATTTAAGGGCCGTCTGAAGTGGAAAGGGAGCAAGGACTTGCAAGATATCTCCATTGAAATCCTTAACATCACCTATAACGACAGTGGCTTCTATGTTTGCCACGTGCAACGCGAGTTTGACTTTAACTTCTTCACTCACTCTGTCAACATCGAGAAGAACATCACGCTGAAGGTGAACGAGAAAGGTGCGGCTGATTATTTCCATGTTATTCCACCCTGTTCCGGTTTGGCCAAATTCTTGGTTTCCATATCAGTAATCCTCAGTCACTGTGATGATATAAATCAGTTTAGCAGGGATCTCCCAGAGCCACACACAAGGTTATTCAGGCCTCAGACTTGTTTGCTGCAAAGGCAGTGGCATGCCTCTGTGAAGTTACCAAAAATAGACACCAGTCCCAAGAGGTCCATAACTCAAATCTGACACTAAAGCCAACTTTTGAAAGCTGTTTTGGCAATTGACATAATCCATGACATAACaaagtcatttcatttaaacactgtaaaaattaaaaatggaagaaatgttTCTACAGCCCCAGAGCACATCAATAATTCATATTTGCCCTTAATATAAATATGAACTCTTTTAAAGCCAGTAGTGTCTCAACAGGAGTGGTTGAACTGTAAAGTATTTACACAGCATTAGTCTGTACAATCCTCTTTACAATATCAGCAGAACTGATCAATATAATTAATCATCTGTATGACTGTAACAGCTATCAGAGTGATCATTCCACTGCAGCACTGCCCAGTTTAACACAGAGTGGCCCAGTTATAGTATTGAATATGGTGATGACGATGATACAGCTGCACACAGAATGCTGGAGAGGTTCAGCACAGATGTGTTAATTTAGCATCCCAAATCCCCGGTAGAAACACTGGTCTGTGCTCTGTGTTGACTTCTGTGTCCCCAGTGTTCTCTTCGTGCCGTACATGCCCTTCCTTTGATGTTGCATTAAGTGTTTATCCGAGCGCTTTAAGTGggttttgcattttattatatatttccaACTTGCTGTTTTCACAAAGTGTGACGGCAGTCTGCCACTAACAACATCACTTTCcttctttcccccttttttttttgtgactgtaATGAAGAGGaataattgtgtgttttgttttgtctgcctTTATTGTCCATCAAAGCTTTCTTCTGTTGTCAGTGAAGGGGTTAATTCAAACCAACCACTTTGCTATCTCTTATAAGGGGTAATGTATTCTGCTTCCTGAATGCTTGGCTTGCTGAATGTATCATTTTCCACCTTGATCGAATATACAACACAACATGTATATTTGGAACAACATTTCTTTAACttaacattatttatatctGCTTGCACGTGGTATGTAGTTCACTGTCAGAGGCATATAAAGACAGGCTTGTTATATCACAAGGTTTGGCTTGTATTTGGAAAAAGAGAAGTGCCAGTTTGGATGTGTTTATCCTCCAAAGTgcaattttataaaatatactactctatgatttttttttttttttaaacataccTGAAAGCCTCTACTACACATGTCATACAACAGTTGTATCAAATTTCACAAAGCCTACAGCCAGTGTACTTTACATTATAGCTAGGGAATCATGTTACGGTAATGATGTCCATACTAGCGGAATAGATTTGCTCACAACAAACGTATCTGTGCTTTCCCATCTAGGGGATTATATTACACTAACAGGCTCTATTTGCAGAGGCTGCCGAATCAAATCAGTGAAAGCTGTCAACTGTCTGGTCAGCAGGCTCTCTGGAATTTGGTACACACTCACTCGCACGGTGGTTCACAGTGGCTCATAATGATCCTGGAATGACAGATAGCAACGGACGGTTCAAATTTTCACAAGTCTGTTTTCAAACAGCTGTTATCATTTCTCCTGTTCATACTGCTCACTAAGAGGTCCCTTCCCAATGCATTTCCAGAAAATCCACACTCCTCTGTCTGCGCAAAAATACATCCATTCTTTGTGTGAGATTCCCTGTTTCTGTTACTAGTCTTCCTCTATAGCTCAGCAAGGAAACACGTctctggaaacacaaagagggacTTCTATACTAGAAAGGTTGTAACGATGGATGATAAGCAATTAATGTGATGAACTCAAACTTCTGATCAGTTTGGGATATATTTTTGTACAGAGGGAGGACTGTTTTTTGTTCTCCATCACTTATTTGGGAAACGTTTTGGGAAATgatctttaaatgaaaagtatGAACAGAAAGAAGGATTAAAGTAAGAAACTCACTTTCAATGGGCATTGACTAGTATTGATTTAAGACAAACTTGAAAAAAGCTTGTGCTGTTGtacataaaatcaaaatatgaCCTACAATATGTAATGAGTTTAAAATCTGTCATGCTCTGAGAACCACTGTGACTTTGCATATCCatcttatttcatatttaaaggcACCTTGTGGAGTTTTTTAACCACTAGTAGCACTATGAAGCAATGTTGTTATGAATGGGTCACCGACTGCTGTTGGCACACCAACAAACGTACAAATGCAGcaacaaaggcagtgaagaaCAAGGCTGCTCACAACCAAAGATGgatgtaaagaaaatatttttagaaGTTGTctctgcaaatgttttatgaggaagaaaatgcatCTGGCGTTTTCGTTAGATCTGAAGATAAATACAATGCATTCTGgttagaaacactgaatataaacataacTTTTTATTGTTGACAAggaaactccacagggcacctttaactCCCTAGGCTCTACTATCATTGTACCACAGGTATGGTCATAATGTTCTGTATGCAACATAGTTTGCACATCATCTTTAAAGTGTATCTACAAACAGGATGCTCACCAGAAAACATGACTTCGCTTGAAGTTTAGCTGCATAGTAATAACTATTGTACATATTGAGTTGGTCTTGTCGTGCCGTAGAAATGTTGGCTTCTCTATTATGACTGAGTTGATTGTGGGTCAGCAATGTTGCACATACACGAACAAGCTTAGCATACGTTCTTGAACATGTGAATAAATAAGTGTCCCCTCCTctattcaacaacaaaaaaaacaaacggaTGCATATTGAATAATACATTTTCCTCGCTGTTTGTGCTCCACAGCCAGTGATGACCCCACAGCGCTTTACTCTGAGATCATGATGTATGTTCTGCTGGTGTTCTTGACCTTCTGGCTGTTGGTAGAAATGGTCTACTGCTACAGGAAGATCTCCAAGTCTGATGAGCAGGCGCAGGACACAGCGTGAGTGTCACACGGAGATAAATCtaacaaatgtacaaatgtgtgttcctgaaaaacaaacttgttttcAGCACGTCCAGATAAATATCTTTACTAACTTGTTCTTCAATAGGACtcaaaagagagagtgtgtgtgccagaTAACTGCAAGTGTTACCTGTGTATGTGAATTTCTGGTTATTGCATAATAGTAATTTCAAATCTCAAAAATGTGTCAGCAAAAGAGATTTAGGGAGGCAAtcaagaagagaggaggagaaagagtgaggcaggcaaacagacagacacacagacagggaggTAATTGAGTCTACACTGCGTCAGTTTGTAACCCTTCTGCAACAGTAATCTGTCTTTTCACTTCGACTGCCTGACAGGCCTGAATAATTCTTAGCACTGCTGACTGCTCTTTTTTCTAAACAAGCTTTTTACATCCGTGGTGGATTTGCAGCTCCATCAGAAACAGACATTTTGCGTCACCTTGTCAGTGCTGACAAAGACCCGAGAGCACCTGTACAGTCAGCTCCCACCGGATTGTCACAGTGTTGACAGCGCCACTCAATCCAGGTTGACAACTTTTGAACAGGCAATTTATGTCCCAAACAGAACAATCACAGATTAACACTCAGCACATGTGCGGATCGAGTTATTGTGGTTTTGCAGACAATTAATTCTGGTTCCAAATCTGAGTTCTGCAGTGACACATAAAGCCCAAGCTCTGCAGAAGGCATTTCTAACACTGTGTGCGTGCTCTCAGAACAGTAATTATACAGGGGGTGGACACAATGCAACATAACACAGTAACCTTGAAATATTCTGCAGTACAATAGCAAGGTGTTTCTGTTTACCATGTTGTTTACCAGGGgagcatttcttttcttcaaagATTCCTGGAAATAActccattttttatttgaaactacATTGTCTATGTATGTTGAATTTTGCCTGGTTACTCTAGGTTACACCAACAACTTCTTGGAATTAATGACTTGGAAGTGTTTGAATtaaacacttttattattaGTACCGAAGTTCTTTTCAGGAGACTCGTGGAAATAATTAGGAAATTGTGTGAAATCGTGCTGACATGCAAAATAAAGCATTaccaaacaaaatgacaaaagtaaaatgctgaatatttaTGTACACAAAGCAATACAATGGTAGCACGCACTATAAACACTAGAGCTGAAATACTTAATTTATTCATCAATAGGAAATTAATATGCTactattttgaaaattaaataatcatttttcaaTCAAATATGCCAAACATCTGCTGAGTCAAGCTGCTCAGATGTGAGcattcactgcttttctttgtaaatgtgattgttaactgaatatttttaagtCCGTCATGGTTGTTCAGCcaaaacaagcaatctgaaAATGCCACCTTCGGCTTTGGAAAACTATCAGCATTTTCtagacaaaacaatcaatcaagGAAATAGTCAATAAATTCATTGAtgtttaattgttaattgttaaGTGCAGTCCCGAATAACATCCGAATCAACTAAAACTGAACAATATGAGATTGACAATGGTGGTGTTTGCAGAGCTTTTCTTCTAGATTgcattttactgtatattacatgCATTGTCTGGTACACATATTCCcattaatatgtaaatattagCTGTTTGGTGGATAAAATATTATGAAAGCTCAGCAAGCAAcacaagatagatagatagatagatagatagatagatagatagatagatagatagatagatagatagatagatagatagatagatagatactttatttatcccttaggGGAAATttgtgtccattagctcattgttgatgataataataataataataataataataacagttaataataaatcaacAATAATAGTTAGATTGGTCCACATCCTTgggctgaggtgttgtatagcctgatggcagtgggaataaaaaaagagccaGTTCTGCCCCTTCCGGTACATGGCATCCATGTTctgggaccagtccagtttactgtccaggtgcacacctaggtttttataagtgtgcaccacctcaatgtccttccctcaaatgttgactggctgaagggtgggcctacACCTtcgaaagtccatgaccatctcctcggtcttggaggtgttcagaaggaggcagttcttgtcgctccatttCCCTGAAGGCCttcgtcagatccctgtactcctcttcctgtccgGTCCTGATACACGCCACATATATTCCTGATGTTCCtgcattttattgaattttgaaACTGAAGTCAAATCTATTGTGCCCTTTTTAGTTTCAGTCTATGACCACTGAGTGTAATGTACAGTGAGATGCAACATATAGTGGCGCATTTAAGCGATGAGGCTGCTGATGACTAATGTGGTTTTTAAGTAGAAATCACATCACATTTGCCCTCAGCATTTAGGTAAAGTTTATTGATCCATGTGCAGATCAGGAGAGCACATTACGCTATGCATCAACTGATCGAATGTGTATAGCTCTGTGAACTTCATCGGTCCCTGCAGCTGAAAGAGTTAATGGGTTGTGGCCACCTCACAGCCATTATTGACCTGTTTGACACCACATCCCACAGTGAGAAGCTGCACCCACTCACAGAGGCTgttttctgctcggcttcttAGCTACCTGCGCTTAATGGATATGCACCGCAGCTAGAACATTTTGAGGTTACATTTTGTGATGCATTAGTAGCTCAGATCATATTAGTCGTGttactgaggggaaaaaatggagCGCAGCAGCAAAAATGATAATCtgtcagagaacagagaaattTGCTGACGGAGCCGCACAACTCTTTTCACTATAAAGATTTTTTGCTTCGTCTACAGAGTTTCTGTGCAGCTCTACTGAATTGAGTGCATATATAGTGAAGGTATTGTAGTtttttaacactgtgaaagtttGCTATTGAATACTGCATAAGGGTGTGTGATGTCTTCCTGAACTAGCACTAGAATGTGGTGTatggtgatggaggaggtaGAGGAAACCCTACCACCAATTCTTAGAcactcctctgtttttctaCCAATCTGCCTGCAGGACAAACTACCTAGCCATTCCCTCTGAGCAGAAAGACAATCCAGCCGCTCCTGTTACCGAATAAAAGCGGTTGTCAGTGACACGGTATTTTACATGTGATTCTCTCAACCTGATCCCAACCAGTGAAACCATCCCCGTCTCTTTCAACTCATTGTTTGTACCTTTATTAGACATAACTGTGCAGCTCTGTAGTGGAGTCCTGTTGCTTCAGCACCTTATGTGTCTATTGTTTGTTCTCTTCAAAAGCGGCTTTTATTCCTGCCGTTTTTAGTCCTCCATTTGTGCTCACACTCCATTCAGTATAaaatcgctctctctctctcactatcaaTCATTTGCCATAAGAAATGTTAGAATGGATTTGATGCAGTGTAGACAGTGTTAAATTAAGTTTTCTAATTATACTCTATGTGAAATAAGCTTCATGTCTCATGTGAAAACTGGCATAATCTGAGAAGTATTAACAGTCAGTAAACACAGTCTCCTCTGGCACTGCATAGTGAACGCAGTAAATTAGagcaatttaaaatgtatggcatttgtgtgtatatgaagCAGGGCTCCTGAGTTATTAGAGTCCTAAAGGGCACAGCTGTTTATGTGAAAGAGATGATGTGGaatttatatattgtttaatATTGCACATATGACACTAGTTATTTAGCATATAAATCTTTCCATGTTCAATAAGAGGGTACATGTTCCCTGCTCTTTCCAGGTATTGACCAATCACAATGGGGCTTCAGTGGCATGTGACAGAAACAGGCATAGATTCATCAACCTCATCTATGCCACTCTGAAGGTATCATTACTCCCAGGCAGCCGTGGGAATCCTGCCAACTGACCTCCCCTGTGTATCGACTGTGTCTTGTGAAGAGCCAGTCAAAAATGTCCAAGCGctctgtttttctccatctgttccgctcatcttttttctttttctccttccttttaTGTCAGGCATCTGAAATCAAGTGCTTTCACAAATACAGCAggttaaagaataaaaatgtcagtgtccTGCACTTATTATCAGATAAATACAGTACCAAGCCGTGCTTCAATTGGACCTGCCAACGTGTTGAGTTGCTAAACACTTCCTTTGTAGTTAGTGGTGCCTATGTgatttataacatatataaacagATCTATATAAACCTATGATCCACAAGTAAAGACCCTGTCCTGCCACTGTCAAGGCTGTTATACTGGCGCTGTAGTACTGTGTGtagttaattttgttttattacaattttataGGCCATGCTGACATTTTGGgtcacagttttatttgtacTTGCCAATATCTTTTCAATGTCTTTTTAAGGAAAATGGATTGCATAGCTTTTATACTGTATGGATGTGCATTTCTCCCTGTTTTTGCTGTATGCATTAGTGTAatggaaatatataaaacatactgGCGATACCCTATCAAGTCAC
The Seriola aureovittata isolate HTS-2021-v1 ecotype China chromosome 4, ASM2101889v1, whole genome shotgun sequence genome window above contains:
- the scn3b gene encoding sodium channel subunit beta-3 isoform X1; amino-acid sequence: MVTQTRVHLHTLVLLSFLVHLSQPVCVDLPSGTEAVLGRPMTLTCISCMKREEVKAKTRVDWYYMIKNDTKIPPTHMLKYENDEKVILDGPFKGRLKWKGSKDLQDISIEILNITYNDSGFYVCHVQREFDFNFFTHSVNIEKNITLKVNEKASDDPTALYSEIMMYVLLVFLTFWLLVEMVYCYRKISKSDEQAQDTATNYLAIPSEQKDNPAAPVTE
- the scn3b gene encoding sodium channel subunit beta-3 isoform X2, which translates into the protein MVTQTRVHLHTLVLLSFLVHLSQPVCVDLPSGTEAVLGRPMTLTCISCMKREEVKAKTRVDWYYMIKNDTKIPPTHMLKYENDEKVILDGPFKGRLKWKGSKDLQDISIEILNITYNDSGFYVCHVQREFDFNFFTHSVNIEKNITLKVNEKASDDPTALYSEIMMYVLLVFLTFWLLVEMVYCYRKISKSDEQAQDTAY